One genomic region from Pyrobaculum islandicum DSM 4184 encodes:
- a CDS encoding zinc ribbon domain-containing protein, whose product MTLKGKADVENLPKEAPKNMISRIDDPVLRDRIYRAGFKSTLREIIQKAREHGIPVVKVDPRGTPSLCPCCGREWGRDVAAVINIEKRALKEGRVPPGPTPEVAWLPMKAWARRKSLGNA is encoded by the coding sequence ATGACGCTGAAGGGAAAGGCGGACGTTGAAAATCTGCCAAAGGAGGCGCCGAAAAACATGATATCGAGAATAGACGACCCCGTGTTGAGAGATAGAATCTACAGAGCCGGCTTCAAGAGCACGTTGAGAGAAATTATACAAAAGGCAAGAGAACACGGCATCCCAGTCGTGAAGGTGGACCCGAGGGGCACCCCCTCCCTCTGCCCATGCTGCGGGCGGGAGTGGGGGAGAGACGTGGCGGCCGTCATAAACATCGAAAAACGAGCACTCAAGGAGGGCCGCGTGCCGCCCGGCCCCACGCCCGAGGTAGCCTGGCTACCCATGAAGGCGTGGGCGAGGAGAAAGTCCCTAGGCAACGCCTAG
- the lysX gene encoding lysine biosynthesis protein LysX: MTVSMRHGEIDFVYDVARLDEKLLINAFKNLGVSLRLINAEELIAPEGLGRVGVIRLAARSRVIPTAFTYEANGGISINTAQSLVLSHDKYLTYLRLREAGVPTPRTYLVFGLEAAKSVARRLSYPVIIKPTDGSWGRFVSLAKSVEDLETVILHRQAMESDLHIYLVQEYVEKPGRDIRVTVVGERAVAAIYRIVSTDWRTNTARGGRAEPVKIDPELEDIAVKASKAVGTYYSGVDVVESERGYMVLEVNGVPEFKNVQRVTGVDVAGEIARLVIETAKK, from the coding sequence ATGACTGTTTCAATGCGACATGGGGAAATTGACTTTGTATACGACGTTGCTAGACTTGACGAAAAGCTCTTAATCAACGCCTTTAAAAACCTCGGAGTATCTCTACGGTTGATAAATGCAGAAGAGTTGATAGCTCCGGAGGGTCTTGGCAGAGTTGGCGTGATTAGGCTCGCGGCTAGATCCAGAGTGATACCAACTGCTTTTACTTACGAGGCAAATGGCGGGATTTCCATTAACACGGCACAGTCACTTGTTCTATCACACGACAAATATCTGACGTATCTACGGCTGAGAGAAGCTGGCGTACCCACGCCGCGGACATATCTTGTTTTTGGACTAGAGGCAGCGAAGTCGGTGGCGAGACGGCTGTCTTACCCTGTGATTATTAAACCTACAGACGGCTCTTGGGGCAGATTCGTCAGCTTGGCAAAGTCAGTAGAGGATTTAGAGACTGTAATTTTGCATCGGCAGGCGATGGAGAGCGATCTACATATATATCTAGTGCAGGAGTATGTGGAAAAGCCAGGCCGAGACATTAGGGTAACAGTAGTGGGCGAGAGAGCTGTTGCCGCCATATATAGGATAGTCTCTACAGACTGGCGTACGAACACAGCACGTGGGGGGAGGGCCGAGCCTGTGAAAATAGACCCAGAGCTGGAGGACATAGCCGTAAAGGCCAGCAAGGCTGTTGGAACTTATTACTCGGGCGTCGATGTTGTTGAATCCGAGAGGGGGTACATGGTGTTGGAAGTAAACGGAGTGCCCGAGTTTAAGAATGTACAGAGGGTAACTGGCGTAGATGTCGCTGGAGAGATCGCCAGGCTAGTTATTGAAACTGCAAAAAAGTAG
- a CDS encoding metal ABC transporter permease produces the protein MRIPIEVVAAVLATATLIHAHFYTPLLFWPLTSLVLSAIALAAHSPLAISRRMTFLAHAQGHNILTAALAAAIPTVVFKQSLSSAMFYLFTLLFVVLLNFAVLTTERLGYRKDVATGIVMSFQLTTTIALLYVIRTLYATTLDPLALITGEYVLIGFGDVLTQLPMLALALIFPLAYGIKYLYAAVDEQFTESLGIKTRRLDYLFLASMSLAVSATVYTLGSLMPAVLLVLPGAIAARYSPKLTDQIPLAISIAVLASAVAHLLYTALPWLWPSAALGLVMLALLLAKRYK, from the coding sequence ATGCGCATCCCCATTGAAGTTGTTGCCGCAGTTTTAGCTACTGCCACGCTGATACACGCCCACTTCTATACGCCGCTTCTCTTTTGGCCATTGACATCTCTAGTTTTATCAGCCATAGCGCTGGCGGCACACAGCCCGTTGGCCATCAGCCGGAGAATGACTTTTCTTGCCCACGCCCAGGGGCATAATATTTTAACAGCCGCACTTGCTGCCGCCATACCCACCGTCGTATTTAAGCAGAGTTTATCCTCAGCGATGTTCTATCTATTTACGCTACTTTTTGTAGTTTTGTTAAATTTCGCTGTTTTAACCACCGAACGTCTTGGCTATAGAAAAGACGTCGCCACTGGCATAGTTATGTCTTTTCAGTTGACAACTACAATTGCGTTGCTTTATGTTATACGGACTCTCTATGCCACCACATTGGACCCACTAGCCCTTATAACTGGTGAGTATGTATTGATTGGGTTTGGAGATGTTTTGACTCAGCTACCTATGTTAGCCCTAGCCCTCATCTTTCCGTTGGCCTACGGTATTAAATATTTATATGCTGCGGTTGATGAACAATTCACAGAGTCTCTCGGCATAAAAACGAGACGACTTGACTATCTATTTCTAGCGTCTATGTCACTGGCGGTGTCTGCAACCGTTTATACATTGGGCTCTCTTATGCCGGCAGTGTTGTTAGTTCTGCCTGGAGCAATCGCCGCTAGATACAGCCCGAAACTAACCGACCAGATACCCCTAGCCATCTCCATAGCGGTGTTAGCTTCAGCAGTAGCACACCTTCTTTATACAGCGCTGCCCTGGCTCTGGCCAAGCGCAGCTCTTGGACTGGTGATGTTAGCTCTCCTTTTGGCAAAAAGGTATAAATAA
- a CDS encoding acylphosphatase, with the protein MENVRAHLYIKGKVQGVFFRQSMKEIAVRYGVRGWVRNRSDGRTVEAVLEGPRDAVAKVIEWAKVGPPGARVEEVEVDWEEYKGEFQDFRILPTV; encoded by the coding sequence GTGGAAAACGTACGGGCCCACCTCTACATCAAAGGGAAAGTTCAAGGCGTATTCTTCCGCCAGTCTATGAAAGAGATAGCCGTAAGATACGGCGTTAGGGGATGGGTAAGAAATAGATCAGATGGAAGAACTGTAGAGGCAGTGCTAGAGGGGCCGCGCGACGCCGTGGCTAAAGTAATTGAGTGGGCTAAGGTAGGACCCCCCGGGGCTAGAGTAGAAGAAGTAGAGGTAGATTGGGAGGAGTACAAGGGAGAGTTTCAAGACTTTAGAATTCTCCCAACGGTATAG
- a CDS encoding winged helix-turn-helix domain-containing protein: protein MNEIQRLILEAIANDAEPEEIAEMFNLEFHDVQAVLESLEAQGLAKKIRTLFGTKYTLTEKGLELLGGDRPVKSLERLLPLALIGLGFTALTVALKLLIGKQTPR, encoded by the coding sequence ATGAACGAAATACAACGCCTCATCCTAGAAGCTATAGCCAATGACGCAGAACCAGAGGAAATAGCCGAGATGTTTAACCTAGAATTTCATGATGTCCAAGCAGTATTAGAGTCTCTAGAAGCCCAGGGTTTAGCCAAGAAGATACGTACATTATTTGGTACTAAATACACACTAACGGAGAAAGGCCTAGAGTTATTGGGAGGAGATAGGCCTGTCAAATCTCTTGAACGACTACTCCCTCTGGCGCTTATCGGACTTGGCTTCACAGCCCTTACAGTGGCGTTGAAGTTGCTTATAGGGAAGCAAACCCCACGTTGA
- a CDS encoding metal ABC transporter ATP-binding protein yields the protein MSLVIRNVTVFRSGKPIVEDVTFSASREFVLVAGPNGAGKTTLFLAVLGLLPYRGEICVGGVCDIERTRKVGYVPQAIRVETNATVWEYVYLPAKFRGVKNVEKTVEEALKTVELFELRDKPITTLSGGQLQRAAIARALAVGGEVLLLDEPLANVDPQGRVELLALLRELKRERTILMTSHELTLPTNLADKILLLNRKLIAYGPPSEVLKEEVLYKVYRYVRIAQTPTGYVCVTEDYAHPH from the coding sequence GTGTCTCTTGTAATTAGGAACGTAACCGTCTTCCGTAGTGGAAAGCCAATTGTAGAGGATGTGACATTTTCAGCGAGTCGAGAGTTTGTGCTTGTGGCTGGCCCCAATGGCGCTGGTAAAACGACGTTGTTTCTAGCAGTGTTGGGTCTTCTACCTTACAGAGGAGAGATATGTGTTGGAGGAGTTTGCGATATCGAACGTACGAGAAAAGTTGGCTATGTGCCGCAAGCGATTAGAGTCGAGACTAACGCAACTGTGTGGGAATACGTCTATCTCCCTGCCAAATTTAGAGGTGTGAAAAATGTAGAAAAAACTGTGGAAGAGGCCTTAAAAACTGTAGAGCTTTTCGAACTCAGAGACAAACCCATAACTACCCTCTCGGGAGGCCAGCTACAAAGAGCGGCTATTGCAAGAGCGCTTGCAGTCGGCGGGGAGGTTCTCCTATTGGACGAACCCTTGGCAAACGTCGACCCCCAAGGCCGTGTGGAGCTTCTAGCTTTATTAAGAGAGTTAAAGAGAGAGAGGACTATACTCATGACGTCTCACGAACTTACGCTTCCCACAAATCTCGCCGATAAAATACTCTTATTAAACAGAAAACTTATAGCCTACGGCCCGCCAAGTGAGGTATTAAAAGAAGAGGTGTTATACAAAGTCTATCGCTATGTCCGCATAGCCCAAACCCCCACAGGTTACGTCTGTGTTACTGAGGACTATGCGCATCCCCATTGA
- the glcV gene encoding glucose ABC transporter ATP-binding protein GlcV, which translates to MVSVIVQNLWKIYPPNVHALRDVNVEVKDGEFLVMLGPSGSGKTTFIRCIAGLETPTKGRIFFGDRLIVDIERGVNTPPAKRSVGMVFQNWALYPHMKVFDNIAFPLKIKKVPKHEIEKKVREIAEALDIADLLDRYPRQLSGGQQQRVAIARALVKEPQILLLDEPFSNLDARLRISAREFVKSLQRKLKITTILVTHDQHDAYALADRIMIINNGVIQQVGTTEEILNSPANTFVAQFFGDPPINLVEGEGRGEYVDLGDLKIPIMAPLGKLQIGIRPTDIYIAETPLSPEDLELPPGRVKLVEYLGFTPIAVVKWERTELRTVVYNRVKEGDLAKVYLKRDGIKLFKDGIRVR; encoded by the coding sequence GTGGTTTCTGTTATAGTTCAAAACTTGTGGAAGATTTACCCCCCTAATGTTCATGCCTTGAGAGATGTAAATGTTGAAGTTAAGGACGGCGAGTTTTTAGTGATGTTGGGCCCCTCAGGGTCTGGCAAAACGACGTTTATCAGATGTATAGCTGGTCTTGAAACGCCTACTAAAGGCCGCATTTTCTTTGGCGATAGGCTCATAGTAGACATAGAGAGAGGTGTAAACACTCCACCTGCCAAAAGAAGTGTAGGTATGGTTTTTCAAAACTGGGCGCTTTACCCACATATGAAGGTTTTTGACAATATAGCCTTTCCACTTAAAATCAAGAAAGTACCAAAACACGAGATTGAGAAGAAAGTAAGAGAGATTGCCGAGGCGTTAGATATCGCAGATCTTTTAGACCGCTATCCGCGGCAACTCTCGGGAGGTCAGCAACAGAGGGTTGCCATAGCGCGGGCGTTGGTGAAAGAGCCACAGATACTGCTTTTAGACGAGCCTTTTTCTAACCTAGACGCCCGTCTCCGTATTTCTGCAAGAGAGTTTGTCAAAAGTCTCCAGAGGAAGCTAAAAATCACGACTATACTCGTTACACATGACCAACACGATGCCTATGCTTTAGCCGATAGGATTATGATAATTAACAACGGCGTTATTCAACAAGTAGGCACCACAGAGGAGATCTTGAATAGCCCGGCTAATACATTTGTAGCACAGTTCTTTGGCGATCCCCCCATAAATCTTGTCGAGGGGGAGGGACGTGGCGAATATGTGGATCTTGGCGATCTTAAAATACCAATAATGGCGCCTCTCGGCAAATTACAAATAGGCATTAGGCCAACGGACATCTATATTGCAGAGACTCCACTATCTCCAGAAGACTTGGAGCTCCCTCCTGGCCGTGTGAAACTCGTAGAGTATCTGGGTTTTACGCCTATTGCCGTAGTTAAATGGGAAAGAACAGAGTTGAGAACCGTGGTATATAACAGAGTTAAAGAGGGCGATTTAGCTAAAGTGTATTTAAAGAGAGACGGTATAAAGCTTTTCAAAGATGGAATAAGAGTGCGTTAA
- a CDS encoding molybdopterin-binding protein, translating into MYAVARLYGYTEEIGFKAWISRDIAMALGVKVGDGIRVESKTGVSSARVVEVRDDTKAGLFLSLDVYMAVAGLRTVLVKKLPRVFEAQSISLGVETAQSVNIEQLTALINLLIAYRVPVFTNFSGFLQDVDGRWIRIVVKEVSPREPAYMSRETKIFVK; encoded by the coding sequence ATGTATGCAGTTGCGAGGCTATACGGTTACACAGAGGAGATAGGGTTTAAGGCATGGATAAGCCGTGATATAGCTATGGCTCTCGGTGTAAAAGTAGGCGATGGGATTAGAGTGGAGAGCAAAACAGGCGTTTCTTCTGCACGTGTTGTAGAAGTGCGAGACGACACAAAAGCCGGCCTATTCCTCTCTCTTGACGTCTATATGGCTGTGGCGGGACTCCGTACTGTCTTAGTGAAAAAACTGCCGAGGGTCTTTGAGGCGCAGTCTATTTCCCTTGGCGTAGAAACGGCACAGTCAGTTAATATTGAACAACTGACGGCGCTCATAAATTTGTTAATAGCGTATAGAGTCCCTGTTTTTACAAATTTCTCAGGGTTTCTCCAGGACGTAGACGGCAGATGGATAAGGATAGTTGTAAAAGAGGTCTCTCCTAGAGAGCCAGCCTATATGTCTAGAGAGACGAAAATCTTCGTGAAATAG
- a CDS encoding phospholipase D-like domain-containing protein — MRVLALALLLALLALAVSPIRLDVQSVLVSPINTTKIVDYVKAAKKSVYVEVYVLTYRELADALVSAAKRGVEVYVVLSARVYGGVPPQAKELAKYMEENGVKVAWNNDFPNVHTKLYVIDNETVIIGNINPTASGFQRNKGVMLVIKNATLAKQLATIVLNDYRRVYPNYNYPGVLVSPINSEEGLLWILQQKGDLYIAMEQIYMDSGLVQYIVQHLTYYAVVARTDADIRAAVDEDLVAKIIVVGDYVYVGSINIGYYSIQRNREVGLLIHNPQLAQRLKSLIIQWYKEAGGKIETSQSQNTAEHAPTHIPTSTTTTPVSKESGISWHIVFWLVVILLAILFVMWMNRKKP; from the coding sequence ATGCGCGTTCTAGCTCTGGCACTTCTGCTTGCGTTGTTGGCGCTGGCGGTATCGCCCATTAGGCTGGACGTCCAGAGCGTCCTCGTCTCGCCCATAAACACAACCAAGATAGTGGACTACGTGAAAGCGGCTAAGAAGTCTGTATACGTGGAGGTGTATGTCCTCACCTATAGGGAGCTGGCAGATGCGCTTGTGTCCGCGGCTAAGAGAGGCGTAGAGGTTTACGTGGTCCTATCGGCGAGGGTATACGGCGGGGTGCCGCCACAGGCTAAAGAGCTGGCTAAGTACATGGAGGAAAACGGCGTAAAGGTGGCGTGGAACAACGACTTCCCCAACGTCCACACCAAGCTGTATGTAATCGACAACGAGACGGTCATAATAGGAAATATAAACCCGACCGCCTCAGGCTTCCAGAGGAATAAGGGCGTCATGTTGGTCATCAAAAACGCCACCTTGGCTAAGCAACTAGCCACAATCGTACTCAACGACTACAGGAGGGTCTACCCCAACTACAACTACCCCGGCGTCTTGGTATCGCCGATAAACTCGGAGGAGGGCCTCCTCTGGATCCTCCAGCAGAAGGGCGACCTCTACATCGCCATGGAACAGATATACATGGACTCAGGCCTTGTGCAGTATATAGTCCAGCACCTCACCTACTACGCCGTAGTCGCTAGGACGGATGCAGACATAAGGGCTGCCGTAGACGAGGACCTCGTCGCAAAGATAATCGTAGTGGGAGACTACGTCTACGTCGGCTCAATAAACATAGGCTACTACTCCATCCAGAGAAACAGAGAAGTGGGGCTTCTGATACACAACCCCCAGCTAGCCCAGAGACTAAAGTCCTTAATCATCCAGTGGTATAAAGAGGCGGGAGGCAAGATAGAGACGTCACAATCACAGAACACCGCAGAACACGCGCCGACACATATACCTACTTCTACAACTACCACGCCGGTGTCTAAAGAAAGTGGGATCTCCTGGCATATAGTCTTTTGGCTAGTTGTTATTCTGCTAGCTATTTTGTTTGTAATGTGGATGAATAGAAAGAAGCCATGA
- a CDS encoding SWIM zinc finger family protein, translating to MLCKDVAKRAVYKLGEEVYIESVEKRGAWLVAICYVRSQTRREECYQVVLKLKLGTRYFIGHCECPDFKYRGGPCKHIVKAKVALREYMKLKRRV from the coding sequence GTGCTGTGTAAAGATGTAGCTAAACGCGCCGTGTATAAACTAGGTGAGGAGGTATACATAGAGAGTGTAGAGAAGAGGGGAGCTTGGCTTGTAGCTATATGCTATGTAAGATCTCAGACGAGAAGAGAGGAGTGCTACCAAGTTGTGTTAAAACTTAAACTCGGCACTAGATATTTCATAGGCCATTGCGAATGTCCAGACTTTAAATATAGAGGGGGGCCTTGTAAACATATAGTTAAAGCTAAGGTGGCACTGAGAGAATACATGAAGTTAAAGAGACGAGTTTAA
- a CDS encoding class I SAM-dependent methyltransferase encodes MIEEIVKDLEDFDLGHTVVEVGAGYGNTTLLLLRRGLEVCAIDIDPGAISYLRSAFRDFVKAGLLKAILAPAESLPFRDGECDSAVSVAALHHIKNVAAALKEMERVAKRLVVVYDWTPESAGVTNPHSAWELEKKMREAVAVAEALGYTLVRESLWYRLTKRKS; translated from the coding sequence GTGATAGAGGAAATTGTAAAAGATCTCGAAGATTTCGACCTTGGACACACAGTCGTAGAGGTAGGCGCAGGCTACGGCAATACAACTCTCTTATTACTAAGACGTGGGCTAGAGGTATGCGCAATAGACATAGATCCGGGAGCTATCTCCTATTTAAGGTCGGCCTTTAGAGACTTCGTAAAAGCCGGTCTCCTGAAGGCAATACTGGCGCCAGCCGAGTCCCTCCCGTTTAGAGACGGCGAGTGCGACTCGGCGGTTTCAGTCGCCGCCTTACACCACATAAAAAACGTGGCCGCCGCGCTGAAGGAAATGGAACGTGTGGCAAAGCGGCTCGTGGTAGTGTACGACTGGACCCCCGAGTCGGCCGGCGTCACAAATCCACACAGCGCCTGGGAGCTAGAGAAAAAGATGCGAGAGGCCGTTGCAGTTGCAGAAGCCCTCGGCTACACCCTCGTGAGAGAAAGTCTCTGGTATAGGCTCACAAAACGCAAAAGTTAA
- a CDS encoding translation initiation factor aIF-2B subunit, with product MELLEREWVRGASWYLEKAIELVSKAEDPLKVVESLRNIRPGMASLDFLYLVLKEAAARGIDVRAVATRVGLYAEEAKRRLDDVIASLECPRRVITLSFSRAVTRFIERFGRCIEVVYLAESKPGVEFSEAYATYSQYAEVVPIPDSALGAFKYDVAVIGLDGLYINAAVNKVGSLPLLATAKARDAVTIAVFESYKAVPLETPWPPRITIEIAGRVVEVPLFDHIPHSLINMYVTDFGIFHIANSRDIFQRALEKIFM from the coding sequence GTGGAGCTCTTAGAGAGGGAGTGGGTAAGGGGGGCTAGTTGGTATTTAGAGAAAGCTATAGAACTAGTCTCGAAGGCGGAAGATCCTCTTAAAGTTGTGGAGAGTCTGAGAAATATCAGACCTGGAATGGCGTCACTTGACTTCCTTTATCTGGTGTTAAAGGAGGCCGCCGCCAGAGGTATAGATGTTAGAGCTGTTGCGACAAGAGTAGGCTTGTATGCTGAAGAAGCCAAGAGGAGGCTCGACGACGTGATAGCTAGCTTAGAGTGTCCACGCCGCGTTATTACATTAAGCTTCAGCAGAGCCGTCACAAGATTTATTGAGAGATTTGGTAGATGTATTGAAGTGGTATATCTTGCAGAGAGCAAACCCGGCGTAGAGTTCTCCGAGGCATATGCCACATACTCCCAATATGCGGAAGTAGTCCCTATTCCAGACTCGGCACTGGGGGCTTTTAAATACGATGTAGCTGTTATCGGCCTCGACGGCCTTTATATAAACGCCGCCGTAAATAAAGTAGGCTCTCTTCCATTACTTGCAACAGCTAAGGCGAGAGACGCTGTGACCATCGCAGTTTTTGAAAGCTACAAGGCTGTGCCATTGGAGACGCCTTGGCCACCTAGGATTACAATTGAGATTGCGGGGAGAGTCGTTGAAGTTCCGTTATTTGACCACATCCCTCATAGCCTAATAAACATGTATGTGACAGATTTCGGAATTTTTCACATAGCCAACAGTAGAGATATATTCCAGAGGGCACTAGAAAAAATATTTATGTAG
- the dph5 gene encoding diphthine synthase — translation MFYIVGIGPGPGYITERAIQILQEVECIFYEDYTGPLDVATLRRYARVEPVKLARRDLEDESGRKIFECLQEGKKAALVTAGDPMLATSHAALITLAKAKGYSVEVVPGVSIICAAFSASCLSIYKLGGVATVTYPRGGVYSVRPYELVEQNLARGLHTLLLLDIRDDGVFMSPRDAAEVLLTLEGRERRGVFTRDRRVVVVSKLGWGGSVLYAPLGEIVQSEMEGPAVFIVPAGLNPVERECIKTFSK, via the coding sequence GTGTTCTATATAGTTGGCATAGGCCCTGGCCCTGGGTATATCACAGAGAGGGCAATACAGATACTACAGGAAGTTGAATGTATCTTTTACGAAGACTACACAGGCCCCTTAGATGTAGCTACTTTACGTAGATATGCGAGGGTAGAGCCTGTCAAATTGGCGAGAAGAGATCTTGAAGACGAATCAGGACGTAAGATCTTTGAATGTCTTCAAGAGGGCAAAAAGGCCGCATTGGTCACAGCGGGGGACCCGATGTTAGCCACGTCGCATGCCGCTTTAATAACTCTAGCTAAGGCGAAAGGCTACTCTGTAGAAGTGGTGCCAGGGGTTTCGATAATATGTGCGGCTTTCTCCGCGAGTTGTCTCTCTATATATAAACTGGGGGGTGTGGCGACAGTGACTTACCCAAGAGGCGGCGTTTATTCTGTCAGGCCTTACGAGCTTGTAGAACAAAACCTTGCGAGGGGGCTTCATACACTTCTTCTACTAGACATTAGAGACGACGGCGTTTTTATGTCTCCTAGAGACGCGGCGGAGGTCCTCCTGACGCTAGAGGGAAGAGAACGCCGCGGTGTATTTACGAGAGACAGACGAGTTGTAGTGGTGTCAAAATTAGGCTGGGGCGGCTCAGTGCTGTACGCTCCACTTGGAGAAATTGTCCAAAGTGAGATGGAGGGCCCCGCCGTATTTATCGTACCGGCCGGGTTAAATCCTGTAGAAAGGGAATGTATTAAGACATTTAGCAAATAG
- the deoC gene encoding deoxyribose-phosphate aldolase, translating to MLHLVDYALLKPYLTLEEVVRGAQRAEELGVAAYCVNPVYVPYVRRVLRRVKLCAVVDFPFGAMPTAVRAALVERLADYVEELDIVAPIGLVKSHMWADVRRDLITVVGAAGGRVVKVIVEEPYLTDEERYRLYDIVAESGAHFIKSSTGFAEEGYAKQLGNPIYSTPERAAAIARYIRERGYKLGVKMAGGIRTAEQAKAIIDAIGFGIDPTRVRLGTSTPEVLKT from the coding sequence ATGCTACATTTAGTCGATTACGCCCTTCTTAAGCCGTATCTAACTTTAGAAGAGGTGGTGAGAGGCGCCCAGAGGGCTGAGGAGCTTGGGGTGGCGGCTTACTGTGTAAACCCAGTGTATGTGCCTTATGTACGTAGGGTGTTACGTCGTGTGAAATTATGCGCTGTCGTAGACTTTCCCTTTGGCGCCATGCCTACGGCAGTTAGAGCGGCGCTTGTGGAGAGACTAGCCGACTATGTTGAAGAGCTAGACATAGTAGCGCCTATAGGTTTGGTTAAATCTCATATGTGGGCTGACGTGAGACGAGATTTAATCACAGTTGTAGGAGCTGCGGGTGGCAGGGTGGTGAAAGTGATTGTCGAAGAGCCTTACCTAACCGACGAGGAGAGATATAGGCTCTATGACATAGTGGCAGAATCGGGAGCCCACTTTATCAAAAGCTCCACAGGCTTCGCCGAGGAGGGGTATGCGAAACAGCTGGGAAACCCCATATATTCTACGCCAGAGAGGGCAGCCGCGATTGCAAGATATATCAGAGAGAGAGGCTATAAACTCGGTGTAAAAATGGCGGGCGGGATTAGAACTGCCGAACAAGCAAAGGCGATTATAGACGCCATAGGCTTTGGGATAGATCCCACGCGTGTAAGATTAGGCACCTCTACTCCTGAGGTGTTAAAAACCTGA
- a CDS encoding tRNA pseudouridine(38-40) synthase TruA (mediates pseudouridylation (positions 38, 39, 40) at the tRNA anticodon region which contributes to the structural stability), giving the protein MPYLYRIAYDGTLFYGFTGHSRSLEPALKRVFGEILGRGSRTDPGVSAVANTVMVSQKLPIALVNSKLPRGVWAWAIAEVPQSFNPRRAKFRHYLYVAPHWGEDLGSMHEAAEVLAGTHDFASFIQRRGEKISTIATVMEIKVELRGDLIYMHFVGRGFKNKMIRKLAWAILAAGRGIFNIRDIRELLERPRPGVVPSAPAEGLVLLNIEYDVDFQIDYTALRSAYVYFLSKYRHAVAHAAALKAVGETLATWEQ; this is encoded by the coding sequence ATGCCTTATTTATACCGTATCGCTTACGACGGAACGTTGTTTTATGGATTTACCGGACACTCGCGATCTCTCGAGCCAGCCTTAAAAAGGGTTTTTGGCGAGATCCTTGGCCGAGGCAGTAGGACAGACCCAGGCGTTTCAGCTGTGGCAAATACGGTGATGGTCTCCCAGAAGTTGCCAATAGCTCTTGTAAATTCGAAGTTGCCGCGGGGGGTCTGGGCATGGGCTATAGCAGAAGTGCCACAGAGTTTTAACCCTAGACGCGCTAAATTTAGGCATTATCTATATGTGGCGCCTCATTGGGGCGAGGACTTAGGATCTATGCACGAGGCGGCAGAAGTCCTCGCCGGAACTCACGACTTTGCCTCATTTATACAAAGGAGGGGAGAGAAGATTTCAACCATTGCTACAGTTATGGAGATCAAAGTAGAGCTAAGGGGGGATCTAATTTATATGCACTTCGTAGGGCGGGGTTTCAAAAACAAGATGATTAGAAAACTTGCATGGGCAATATTAGCCGCTGGCCGCGGCATATTTAATATACGTGATATAAGAGAACTATTGGAGAGACCAAGGCCGGGCGTTGTGCCTAGTGCGCCAGCCGAAGGCCTTGTCTTGCTTAATATAGAGTACGATGTTGATTTCCAGATAGATTATACTGCTTTAAGATCGGCATATGTGTATTTTCTCTCAAAGTATAGACATGCTGTAGCTCACGCAGCGGCTTTAAAAGCTGTTGGAGAGACTTTGGCCACGTGGGAGCAGTGA